From Salvelinus fontinalis isolate EN_2023a chromosome 37, ASM2944872v1, whole genome shotgun sequence, the proteins below share one genomic window:
- the si:ch73-193i2.2 gene encoding transient receptor potential cation channel subfamily A member 1 isoform X2 yields the protein MRRLNRVSASGRYNPAMEMEMTDGVNQSEQQPVVGTAISKTSVSSAAKAAAQWASYTCSRWKRACRQCVKRKPTGEFFETMYKGLALDEDVIDGGDKSSHLNKRLLDHFRDLASSNQDTDEVDLQYLSDVIADGADPNSTDRYGQTVLHEISRAWNVDVMRFFLDRGADVLRPDSYGVTPLHVAAALDYEEMIHFLLERKADIGAQTNMDHQTPLHYAAKNDAVGAVRVLLQYGADISARDYKRRTPLQLAANLDRSEAARTLMELGADAGVKDSDGQLCITAMIDKMTSVAHLALNQFHVTDRMTRQQFYYLHLLEPEPPCKQNPPGQGSQEGVASEPTSPLEFIVHQGKLDLIMHPVVLKLINVKWKLYGRLGAWILLLLNFLFIVSWTTVAISVSVIRTEEPYVFPEDWWRVFGVVVALGLTVVEVGREVAEMIGSSRKLRSWQSWCEHRTNDDLRCTHPMWPEEKHFLEEQIKLIHRMKGNYLQDPWNIFDWLVYILLMAVFGIHVADIFLLGGTLRDYSLRLFAVVIIFLWLRLMKHVRAFRVMGPFIVMLGKIVGDVLRFLFLYAEIFIPYACAFWIIFGGQASIPSMRTVPQLLYSLYRITLVDEYEFNAMVEVDSIMAHFLCGTFLALSSILCVNLMIALLSDTFQRWRNPCPVSVVSMTTSTSTASVPLLGSYTMMTSELTQSGTQN from the exons atGAGGAGACTGAACCGGGTTAGTGCCTCTGGCCGTTACAACCCTGCCATGGAGATGGAGATGACTGATGGagtcaaccag TCCGAACAGCAGCCAGTTGTTGGGACTGCGATCTCAAAGACGTCTGTGTCCAGTGCTGCGAAGGCAGCTGCCCAGTGGGCGTCTTACACCTGCAGCCGCTGGAAACGAGCCTGCCGTCAGTGTGTGAAGAGAAAACCCACAG GGGAATTCTTTGAGACCATGTACAAAGGCCTGGCCTTGGATGAAGATGTCATAGATGGAGGAGACAAAAGCTCCCACCTCAATAAAAGACTGCTAGACCATTTCAGAGATCTGGCTTCCAGCAATCAGGACACTGATGAG GTGGACCTTCAGTACCTGAGTGATGTAATCGCAGATGGAGCCGACCCCAACTCAACGGACCGATACGGACAAACTGTCTTGCATGAG ATCTCGAGGGCCTGGAACGTGGACGTGATGCGTTTCTTCCTGGACAGGGGGGCTGATGTTCTGCGTCCTGACTCCTACGGGGTCACGCCCCTGCATGTTGCCGCAGCTCTGGACTACGAGGAGATGATCCACTTCTTGTTGGAGAGAAAAG CCGACATTGGTGCTCAGACCAACATGGATCATCAGACACCTCTGCACTACGCTGCTAAGAACGACGCGGTGGGGGCAGTCAGGGTGCTGCTGCAGTATGGGGCAGACATCTCCGCACGAGACTACAAAAGGAGAACCCCTCTACAACTGGCTGCCAACCTAG ACAGGAGTGAGGCTGCACGGACACTAATGGAACTAGGGGCTGATGCTGGGGTAAAGGACTCTGATGGTCAGCTTTGCATCACCGCCATGATTGACAAGATGACCTCCGTG GCTCATTTGGCTCTGAACCAGTTCCATGTGACTGACCGGATGACCAGGCAGCAGTTCTACTACCTTCACCTGCTGGAGCCAGAGCCACCCTGCAAGCAGAATCCACCAGGACAGGGCTCACAAG AGGGTGTTGCCAGTGAGCCTACATCACCA TTGGAGTTCATAGTACACCAGGGGAAGTTGGATCTCATCATGCACCCTGTGGTTCTGAAGCTCATCAATGTCAAGTGGAAACTATATGGCAG gttgggggcttggATACTTCTACTCCTTAACTTCCTGTTTATAGTCTCCTGGACGACCGTGGCCATCTCTGTGTCTGTCATCCGAACCGAGGAGCCTTATGTTTTCCCTGAG GACTGGTGGCGTGTGTTTGGGGTGGTGGTGGCTCTGGGGCTGACAGTGGTGGAGGTGGGCCGGGAAGTGGCAGAGATGATAGGCTCCAGCAGGAAGCTAAGGAGCTGGCAGAGTTGGTGTGAACATCGCACCAACGATGACCTGCGCTGCACACACCCAATGTGGCCCGAG GAAAAACATTTCTTGGAAGAGCAAATCAAGTTGATCCACCGCATGAAGGGAAACTACTTACAAGACCCCTG GAACATCTTTGATTGGCTGGTGTACATTCTGCTGATGGCAGTGTTCGGGATCCATGTGGCAGACATCTTCTTGCTTGGAGGAACACTGCGGGACTACAGCCTGCGCCTCTTCGCTGTGGTCATCATCTTCCTCTGGCTCCGTCTGATGAAACACGTCCGAGCCTTCAG GGTTATGGGTCCTTTCATTGTCATGCTGGGGAAGATTGTGGGGGATGTGCTACGTTTCCTCTTCCTATATGCAGAGATCTTTATCCCTTACGCGTGTGCCTTCTGGATTATATTTGGAG GTCAGGCGTCAATACCCAGTATGCGGACTGTACCCCAGCTGCTCTACAGCCTGTACCGCATCACTCTGGTGGACGAGTATGAGTTCAACGCCATGGTGGAAGTGGACTCGATCATGGCCCACTTCCTCTGTGGTACCTTTCTGGCTCTGTCCTCCATTCTGTGTGTCAACCTGATGATTGCCCTTCTCTCGGACACCTTCCAAAG GTGGAGGAATCCATGCCCCGTCTCTGTCGTTTCTATGACGACCAGCACATCCACCGCTTCTGTGCCCCTCTTGGGGAGTTATACGATGATGACATCAGAACTGACTCAAAGCGGCACGCAGAACTGA
- the si:ch73-193i2.2 gene encoding transient receptor potential cation channel subfamily V member 5 isoform X1, with protein sequence MRRLNRVSASGRYNPAMEMEMTDGVNQSEQQPVVGTAISKTSVSSAAKAAAQWASYTCSRWKRACRQCVKRKPTGEFFETMYKGLALDEDVIDGGDKSSHLNKRLLDHFRDLASSNQDTDEVDLQYLSDVIADGADPNSTDRYGQTVLHEISRAWNVDVMRFFLDRGADVLRPDSYGVTPLHVAAALDYEEMIHFLLERKADIGAQTNMDHQTPLHYAAKNDAVGAVRVLLQYGADISARDYKRRTPLQLAANLDRSEAARTLMELGADAGVKDSDGQLCITAMIDKMTSVAHLALNQFHVTDRMTRQQFYYLHLLEPEPPCKQNPPGQGSQEGVASEPTSPLEFIVHQGKLDLIMHPVVLKLINVKWKLYGRLGAWILLLLNFLFIVSWTTVAISVSVIRTEEPYVFPEDWWRVFGVVVALGLTVVEVGREVAEMIGSSRKLRSWQSWCEHRTNDDLRCTHPMWPEEKHFLEEQIKLIHRMKGNYLQDPWNIFDWLVYILLMAVFGIHVADIFLLGGTLRDYSLRLFAVVIIFLWLRLMKHVRAFRVMGPFIVMLGKIVGDVLRFLFLYAEIFIPYACAFWIIFGGQASIPSMRTVPQLLYSLYRITLVDEYEFNAMVEVDSIMAHFLCGTFLALSSILCVNLMIALLSDTFQRVYDNALANAVMQQAAIILQVEESMPRLCRFYDDQHIHRFCAPLGELYDDDIRTDSKRHAELKTITTQIKETLDEFLEIQKEVNPSEQGRPDESDRGSGERYFSSPVQGEHLQSLQRLQIDQTQQSQDLSALRADMKNLQALIHQLIQSQTSSCVGCGVTVTAESTESEPVEAPPYRASTG encoded by the exons atGAGGAGACTGAACCGGGTTAGTGCCTCTGGCCGTTACAACCCTGCCATGGAGATGGAGATGACTGATGGagtcaaccag TCCGAACAGCAGCCAGTTGTTGGGACTGCGATCTCAAAGACGTCTGTGTCCAGTGCTGCGAAGGCAGCTGCCCAGTGGGCGTCTTACACCTGCAGCCGCTGGAAACGAGCCTGCCGTCAGTGTGTGAAGAGAAAACCCACAG GGGAATTCTTTGAGACCATGTACAAAGGCCTGGCCTTGGATGAAGATGTCATAGATGGAGGAGACAAAAGCTCCCACCTCAATAAAAGACTGCTAGACCATTTCAGAGATCTGGCTTCCAGCAATCAGGACACTGATGAG GTGGACCTTCAGTACCTGAGTGATGTAATCGCAGATGGAGCCGACCCCAACTCAACGGACCGATACGGACAAACTGTCTTGCATGAG ATCTCGAGGGCCTGGAACGTGGACGTGATGCGTTTCTTCCTGGACAGGGGGGCTGATGTTCTGCGTCCTGACTCCTACGGGGTCACGCCCCTGCATGTTGCCGCAGCTCTGGACTACGAGGAGATGATCCACTTCTTGTTGGAGAGAAAAG CCGACATTGGTGCTCAGACCAACATGGATCATCAGACACCTCTGCACTACGCTGCTAAGAACGACGCGGTGGGGGCAGTCAGGGTGCTGCTGCAGTATGGGGCAGACATCTCCGCACGAGACTACAAAAGGAGAACCCCTCTACAACTGGCTGCCAACCTAG ACAGGAGTGAGGCTGCACGGACACTAATGGAACTAGGGGCTGATGCTGGGGTAAAGGACTCTGATGGTCAGCTTTGCATCACCGCCATGATTGACAAGATGACCTCCGTG GCTCATTTGGCTCTGAACCAGTTCCATGTGACTGACCGGATGACCAGGCAGCAGTTCTACTACCTTCACCTGCTGGAGCCAGAGCCACCCTGCAAGCAGAATCCACCAGGACAGGGCTCACAAG AGGGTGTTGCCAGTGAGCCTACATCACCA TTGGAGTTCATAGTACACCAGGGGAAGTTGGATCTCATCATGCACCCTGTGGTTCTGAAGCTCATCAATGTCAAGTGGAAACTATATGGCAG gttgggggcttggATACTTCTACTCCTTAACTTCCTGTTTATAGTCTCCTGGACGACCGTGGCCATCTCTGTGTCTGTCATCCGAACCGAGGAGCCTTATGTTTTCCCTGAG GACTGGTGGCGTGTGTTTGGGGTGGTGGTGGCTCTGGGGCTGACAGTGGTGGAGGTGGGCCGGGAAGTGGCAGAGATGATAGGCTCCAGCAGGAAGCTAAGGAGCTGGCAGAGTTGGTGTGAACATCGCACCAACGATGACCTGCGCTGCACACACCCAATGTGGCCCGAG GAAAAACATTTCTTGGAAGAGCAAATCAAGTTGATCCACCGCATGAAGGGAAACTACTTACAAGACCCCTG GAACATCTTTGATTGGCTGGTGTACATTCTGCTGATGGCAGTGTTCGGGATCCATGTGGCAGACATCTTCTTGCTTGGAGGAACACTGCGGGACTACAGCCTGCGCCTCTTCGCTGTGGTCATCATCTTCCTCTGGCTCCGTCTGATGAAACACGTCCGAGCCTTCAG GGTTATGGGTCCTTTCATTGTCATGCTGGGGAAGATTGTGGGGGATGTGCTACGTTTCCTCTTCCTATATGCAGAGATCTTTATCCCTTACGCGTGTGCCTTCTGGATTATATTTGGAG GTCAGGCGTCAATACCCAGTATGCGGACTGTACCCCAGCTGCTCTACAGCCTGTACCGCATCACTCTGGTGGACGAGTATGAGTTCAACGCCATGGTGGAAGTGGACTCGATCATGGCCCACTTCCTCTGTGGTACCTTTCTGGCTCTGTCCTCCATTCTGTGTGTCAACCTGATGATTGCCCTTCTCTCGGACACCTTCCAAAG GGTGTATGACAATGCACTGGCCAATGCAGTAATGCAGCAAGCAGCCATTATCCTGCAGGTGGAGGAATCCATGCCCCGTCTCTGTCGTTTCTATGACGACCAGCACATCCACCGCTTCTGTGCCCCTCTTGGGGAGTTATACGATGATGACATCAGAACTGACTCAAAGCGGCACGCAGAACTGAAGACGATCACCACTCAGATCAAG GAGACCCTAGATGAGTTCCTGGAGATCCAAAAAGAAGTGAATCCCTCCGAACAAGGACGACCTGATGAGAGTGACAGGGGCTCAGG GGAGAGGTACTTCTCATCCCCTGTACAGGGGGAACACCTGCAGAGTCTGCAGAGGCTCCAGAtagaccagacccagcagagCCAGGATCTCAGTGCCCTGAGGGCAGACATGAAGAACCTGCAGGCGCTGATCCACCAACTGATCCAATCCCAGACCAGCTCGT GTGTGGGCTGTGGTGTGACTGTGACAGCAGAAAGCACTGAGTCAGAGCCCGTCGAAGCGCCACCATACAG